Proteins encoded together in one Flavobacterium keumense window:
- a CDS encoding iron chaperone, which translates to MAKTKPNDTEGVNKYISNLPVEQQIALERVRQIIKNTVPDAQEYLSYKMPAYHFHGMIGGFAAFKNHCSFFPWDSKTIDVFKDELTSFKTSAGTIQFTPEKPLPEELLQKILRYRVASNLEKKK; encoded by the coding sequence ATGGCTAAAACTAAACCTAACGATACCGAAGGAGTTAACAAATATATCTCAAATCTACCCGTTGAGCAACAAATAGCGTTGGAGCGTGTGCGCCAAATCATAAAAAACACCGTTCCCGATGCACAAGAATACTTAAGCTACAAAATGCCAGCCTACCATTTCCACGGAATGATTGGTGGCTTTGCGGCTTTTAAAAACCATTGCAGTTTTTTCCCTTGGGATTCGAAAACTATTGATGTTTTCAAAGATGAATTAACTAGTTTCAAAACCTCAGCAGGAACCATTCAATTCACCCCAGAAAAACCACTTCCTGAAGAATTATTGCAAAAAATACTGCGCTATCGTGTAGCGAGTAATTTGGAAAAGAAAAAATAG
- a CDS encoding helix-turn-helix domain-containing protein, with amino-acid sequence MKTNKLQTLSEFKDEFYGNIGTEKRTALEEGYQEFKLGALIHEARIEKGLTQEQLAEKCGTTKSYISKIENNVKEVRFSTLQKIVESGLGGKLELNIKL; translated from the coding sequence ATGAAAACAAATAAACTTCAAACACTTTCTGAATTTAAAGACGAGTTTTACGGAAACATAGGAACCGAAAAACGTACTGCTTTAGAAGAAGGATACCAAGAATTCAAATTAGGTGCTTTAATTCATGAAGCCCGAATCGAAAAAGGATTAACCCAAGAACAATTGGCCGAGAAATGCGGTACAACCAAATCCTATATCTCCAAAATTGAAAATAACGTCAAAGAAGTTCGTTTCTCTACCTTACAAAAAATCGTAGAATCCGGTTTGGGTGGAAAATTAGAATTGAATATTAAGTTGTAA
- a CDS encoding D-alanine--D-alanine ligase, translated as MKNIAIIMGGYSSEYKISLISGNVVYQFLDKTKFNGFRIHIFKEKWVYVDANDTEFPIDRNDFSVTVDGKKITFDCVFNAIHGTPGEDGLMQAYFELLGIPQTACDYYQAALTFNKRDLLSVLKPYGIKTATSYYLNKGDLIDTNAIVAKVGLPCFVKPNKAGSSFGISKVKTAAELPIAIEVAYKEDNEIIIESFLDGTEVSVGVINYKGEITVLPITEIVSENDFFDYEAKYLGKSQEITPARISDEMTQKVGEIAKRAYKALKMKGFSRSEFIIVDGEPHMLEMNTIPGLTTESLLPQQAKEAGISLEDLFTNAIELALA; from the coding sequence ATGAAAAACATTGCCATCATCATGGGCGGCTATTCTAGCGAATACAAAATTTCACTAATTAGCGGAAACGTCGTGTACCAATTCTTAGACAAAACTAAATTCAACGGATTTAGAATCCATATTTTCAAAGAGAAATGGGTCTATGTAGATGCCAATGATACCGAATTCCCAATCGACAGAAATGATTTTTCAGTAACTGTGGACGGAAAAAAAATCACTTTTGATTGTGTTTTCAACGCCATTCACGGCACTCCGGGCGAAGACGGATTAATGCAAGCCTATTTCGAATTGCTTGGTATTCCGCAAACCGCTTGCGATTATTACCAAGCAGCCTTGACTTTCAATAAACGTGATTTGCTTTCGGTTTTAAAACCCTACGGCATCAAAACGGCGACTTCCTATTATTTGAACAAAGGTGATTTAATCGACACGAACGCTATTGTAGCCAAAGTAGGTTTGCCTTGTTTTGTAAAACCGAATAAAGCAGGTTCTAGTTTCGGAATCTCCAAAGTAAAAACTGCTGCCGAATTGCCTATTGCGATTGAAGTAGCTTACAAAGAAGATAACGAAATCATCATTGAAAGTTTCTTGGATGGTACCGAAGTTTCTGTGGGAGTCATCAATTACAAAGGTGAAATCACTGTTTTACCCATCACCGAAATCGTTTCTGAAAATGATTTCTTTGATTACGAGGCTAAGTATTTAGGAAAATCACAAGAAATTACACCGGCTCGCATTTCAGATGAAATGACGCAAAAAGTGGGTGAAATTGCCAAACGTGCCTACAAAGCATTAAAAATGAAAGGATTCTCTCGTTCGGAATTCATCATTGTAGATGGCGAACCGCACATGTTGGAAATGAATACCATTCCCGGTTTAACAACCGAAAGTTTATTGCCACAACAAGCGAAAGAAGCAGGTATTTCATTAGAAGACTTGTTCACTAATGCGATTGAATTGGCTTTAGCCTAA
- a CDS encoding HlyD family secretion protein produces the protein MEKKNTNKKFITIFLALIIVGGSYGTYKYLHAQSHELTDDAQIEKRMNPIIPRVSGYVDKVYVKDNDFVKKGDTLFTIDQRDFKIKIEEANAALVAAEGSFEVSKADISGALASVAVSDANVQSAGGNIEAAKIRLGRLTSDYNRYNNLYKNHSITKQQYEQALAAKQEAETQVRILQQQQKASSFQKSVIEAKSKVSNKQTEVAAANIKRAQAQLEAAKLNLTYTVVTAAIDGQVSKVDIQPGQLVQAGQSLFQIINNASAWVIANFKETQLNKMVEGQKVTIKVDAYPDYDFQGTITSFSPATGARFSLLPPDNATGNFVKTIQRLPVKISLDATNDPEKIKLLRPGMNVDVDVHLK, from the coding sequence ATGGAAAAGAAAAATACCAATAAAAAGTTCATCACTATATTTTTAGCATTAATCATTGTAGGTGGTTCTTATGGAACATACAAATACCTGCACGCACAATCTCACGAGCTAACAGATGATGCTCAAATTGAGAAAAGAATGAATCCAATTATTCCAAGAGTTTCTGGATATGTGGACAAAGTATATGTAAAAGACAACGATTTTGTAAAAAAAGGAGACACTTTATTTACGATTGACCAAAGAGATTTTAAAATTAAAATTGAAGAAGCTAATGCTGCACTAGTAGCTGCCGAAGGAAGTTTTGAAGTATCAAAAGCAGACATCAGTGGTGCTTTAGCTAGCGTAGCTGTTTCTGACGCTAACGTTCAATCAGCAGGTGGTAACATTGAGGCAGCAAAAATTCGTTTGGGACGCTTAACCAGTGATTATAACAGATACAACAATTTGTACAAAAATCACTCGATTACCAAACAACAATACGAGCAAGCTTTGGCTGCCAAACAAGAAGCCGAGACTCAGGTGCGTATTTTGCAACAACAACAAAAAGCAAGTAGCTTTCAAAAATCAGTTATTGAAGCCAAATCAAAAGTGTCTAACAAACAAACTGAAGTGGCTGCTGCCAATATTAAAAGAGCGCAAGCACAATTAGAGGCGGCTAAATTGAACTTAACTTATACTGTTGTTACTGCAGCTATCGACGGGCAAGTATCTAAAGTAGATATTCAGCCCGGGCAATTGGTTCAGGCAGGGCAATCGTTGTTCCAAATTATCAATAATGCTTCGGCTTGGGTAATTGCTAATTTCAAAGAAACGCAATTGAACAAAATGGTAGAAGGACAAAAAGTAACCATCAAAGTAGATGCCTATCCTGATTATGATTTCCAAGGAACTATTACTTCTTTTTCTCCAGCAACAGGAGCACGCTTTTCATTGCTACCTCCTGATAATGCTACGGGTAACTTTGTAAAAACCATCCAACGTTTGCCTGTAAAAATCAGTTTAGACGCTACCAACGATCCTGAAAAAATTAAATTATTACGTCCAGGAATGAATGTGGATGTTGACGTACATTTAAAATAA
- a CDS encoding DHA2 family efflux MFS transporter permease subunit gives MVQADDLVEYGHRRVIITITAVLCALLEIVDTTIVNVALTNMRGSLGATLNDVAWVITAYAIANVIVIPMTSWLSQQFGRRNYFVVSIILFTTASFLCGNASTIWELIIFRFIQGLGGGALLVTAQTIITESYPAEKRGMAQAIYGMGVIVGPTLGPPLGGYIVDNFSWPYIFYINIPIGIIAAVLAFSFVRSPKYGEKLKAHQVDWWGIFLLSAFIGSLQYVLEHGQQDDWFNDTTILILSIVSVFGLLFFIWRELTYEHPIVNLSVLKDGNLHIGIVMCFILGFGLYGSTLIIPIYTQAILGWTATDAGLLLIPGSITTAFMMPIIGKMIQKGIPQGYMVAVGFLIFFFFTFLMYSRMTPDTGVEHLFWPLILRGIGLGLLFVPITTLSLSTLKGRSIGEGAAFTGMMRQLGGSFGIAIITTYISRFSQEHRVNLLTHLDPTKTNVQQRIAMLQRGFISKGYSSNEALNKAYQILDYSVMKQSTVMAYMDVFMYLGILFLCCIPIILLIKKGKNKIDPAEAMH, from the coding sequence ATGGTACAAGCAGACGATTTAGTAGAATACGGCCATAGACGTGTAATCATCACCATTACAGCGGTACTTTGTGCCTTGCTCGAAATTGTAGACACCACTATTGTCAACGTGGCGCTAACTAATATGCGAGGAAGTCTTGGAGCGACCTTAAATGATGTAGCTTGGGTTATTACCGCTTATGCTATTGCGAATGTAATTGTCATCCCGATGACGAGTTGGCTTTCGCAACAATTTGGAAGACGAAATTATTTTGTAGTGTCGATCATCCTATTTACAACGGCTTCCTTTTTATGTGGGAATGCCAGTACTATTTGGGAATTAATCATTTTTCGATTCATCCAAGGATTGGGTGGAGGAGCGTTATTAGTAACGGCTCAAACCATTATTACCGAAAGCTATCCTGCAGAAAAACGTGGAATGGCGCAAGCTATTTACGGAATGGGAGTTATTGTAGGTCCTACATTAGGTCCGCCATTAGGAGGTTATATCGTAGATAATTTTTCTTGGCCTTACATTTTTTACATCAACATTCCTATCGGAATTATTGCAGCTGTTTTAGCATTTTCTTTTGTTCGAAGTCCGAAATACGGTGAAAAACTAAAAGCGCATCAAGTCGATTGGTGGGGAATTTTTTTGTTAAGTGCTTTTATTGGTTCGTTACAATATGTTTTAGAACACGGTCAGCAAGATGACTGGTTTAACGATACTACTATCTTGATTTTAAGCATCGTATCGGTTTTTGGTTTGTTGTTTTTTATTTGGCGCGAACTCACTTATGAACATCCCATTGTCAACTTGAGTGTTTTAAAAGACGGTAATCTCCACATTGGTATCGTGATGTGTTTTATCCTTGGATTTGGTCTGTATGGTTCGACTCTAATTATTCCTATTTACACCCAAGCTATTTTGGGTTGGACAGCTACAGATGCTGGTTTATTATTAATTCCAGGTTCCATAACTACGGCATTCATGATGCCTATCATTGGTAAAATGATTCAAAAAGGAATTCCACAAGGCTATATGGTCGCAGTCGGATTCTTGATTTTCTTTTTCTTTACTTTCTTAATGTACAGTCGAATGACGCCTGATACAGGAGTAGAACATTTATTCTGGCCATTAATTTTAAGAGGAATTGGATTAGGATTGCTTTTTGTACCCATCACTACCCTATCGCTTTCTACTTTGAAAGGAAGAAGCATTGGCGAAGGGGCAGCTTTTACCGGAATGATGCGTCAACTAGGAGGTTCTTTTGGTATTGCCATCATTACAACCTACATCTCTAGATTCAGTCAAGAACACCGTGTGAATTTATTGACTCATTTGGATCCTACAAAAACTAATGTACAACAACGTATTGCTATGCTTCAAAGAGGATTTATATCCAAAGGATATAGCAGTAATGAAGCCTTGAATAAAGCCTATCAAATACTCGATTATTCGGTCATGAAGCAATCTACCGTTATGGCGTATATGGATGTTTTTATGTATCTAGGCATCCTGTTCCTTTGCTGTATCCCGATTATTTTATTAATCAAAAAAGGGAAAAATAAAATTGATCCTGCCGAAGCAATGCACTAA
- a CDS encoding PASTA domain-containing protein: MSLRKYLTSRVFFGQVLAALAIIAVLGYLFMHWLTFTTDHGHEIAVPNLSKLTEEQVEEKLDELDLDYVLLDSVDFRGDYPAFTVVEQDPLPGTKVKVGRKVYIKINASGYSSVKLPDLIDKTYREAVPTLKAIGLEEGTITYEPSLGKDMVLAMRYKGRNLKPGERVMKSSKIDLVLGDGKMSYEEEVQIDSTATPEEDTPVDEQ, encoded by the coding sequence ATGAGTTTACGTAAGTATCTAACGAGTCGTGTGTTTTTCGGTCAAGTTTTGGCTGCGCTTGCCATTATTGCAGTTTTGGGTTATTTGTTTATGCATTGGTTGACTTTTACAACCGATCATGGTCATGAAATTGCCGTGCCAAATTTGAGTAAACTAACTGAAGAGCAAGTAGAGGAAAAGTTGGACGAGTTGGATTTGGACTATGTACTCTTGGATAGTGTTGATTTTAGAGGCGATTATCCTGCTTTTACGGTGGTAGAGCAAGATCCATTACCAGGCACGAAAGTGAAAGTGGGCAGAAAAGTATATATTAAAATAAATGCATCGGGTTATTCTTCTGTAAAATTACCTGATTTGATTGATAAAACCTACCGTGAGGCAGTTCCTACTTTAAAAGCCATTGGTTTAGAAGAAGGAACGATAACTTATGAGCCTAGTTTAGGTAAAGATATGGTCTTAGCCATGCGTTACAAAGGACGTAATTTAAAACCGGGTGAGCGTGTGATGAAATCGTCTAAAATTGACTTGGTTTTAGGAGATGGAAAAATGAGTTATGAAGAGGAAGTACAAATTGACAGTACGGCAACACCTGAAGAAGATACCCCAGTAGATGAGCAATAA
- the coaD gene encoding pantetheine-phosphate adenylyltransferase has product MRKAIFPGSFDPITLGHQDIINRALPLFDEIVIAIGINADKKYMFSLEDRKRFIEETFKNEPKISVITYEGLTIDLCQKINANFILRGLRNPADFEFEKAIAHTNRRLSKIETVFLLTAAKTSYISSSIVRDVIRNHGEYELLVPEAVRVQ; this is encoded by the coding sequence ATGAGAAAAGCCATATTTCCAGGTTCGTTTGACCCCATTACTTTAGGTCACCAAGACATCATCAACAGAGCCTTGCCTTTGTTTGACGAAATCGTGATTGCGATTGGGATCAACGCCGATAAAAAATACATGTTTTCCTTGGAAGACAGAAAACGATTCATCGAAGAAACCTTCAAAAACGAACCTAAAATTTCGGTAATCACCTACGAAGGTTTAACAATTGATTTGTGTCAAAAAATCAATGCCAACTTCATTTTACGTGGTTTACGCAACCCTGCCGACTTCGAATTTGAAAAAGCCATTGCACACACGAACAGACGTTTGTCTAAGATTGAAACCGTCTTTTTATTAACGGCTGCCAAAACTTCCTACATCAGTTCGAGTATTGTTCGCGATGTGATTCGAAATCACGGCGAATACGAACTATTAGTCCCAGAAGCCGTTCGAGTGCAGTAG
- a CDS encoding PhnA domain-containing protein, with product MSLDRELNKRSGGQCELCAATENLKVYTVLPTQKGGIDESVFACATCIDQIENPDNVDLNHWRCLNDSMWSEHTAVQVVAWRMLSRMRAAGWPQELLDMMYLDEDTLAWAQATGEGEGEDDENKIIHRDSNGVILEHGDSVVLIKDLKVKGSSMVAKQGTAVRNIRLDHENAEYIEGKVDGQQIVIITQYVKKI from the coding sequence ATGAGTTTAGATAGAGAATTAAACAAACGTAGCGGCGGACAATGTGAATTGTGTGCAGCTACTGAAAACTTAAAAGTATATACCGTTTTACCTACTCAAAAAGGAGGTATTGACGAAAGTGTTTTTGCTTGCGCTACTTGTATTGACCAAATTGAAAATCCAGATAATGTTGATTTAAACCACTGGCGTTGTTTGAACGACAGCATGTGGAGCGAACACACCGCAGTTCAAGTGGTAGCGTGGCGAATGTTAAGCCGTATGCGTGCAGCGGGTTGGCCACAAGAATTATTAGACATGATGTACCTTGACGAAGATACTTTAGCTTGGGCGCAAGCCACTGGCGAAGGAGAAGGAGAAGACGACGAAAACAAAATCATCCACCGCGATAGCAATGGGGTTATTTTGGAACACGGCGACTCTGTAGTATTAATCAAAGACTTGAAAGTAAAAGGATCTAGTATGGTGGCTAAACAAGGAACTGCCGTGCGTAACATCCGTTTGGATCATGAAAATGCCGAATACATTGAAGGAAAAGTAGATGGTCAACAAATTGTAATCATCACACAATACGTGAAGAAAATATAA
- the yaaA gene encoding peroxide stress protein YaaA: MKIVISPAKSLNFQKELPTTQFTQPSLLKESKKVHAVLKQKIPAELSQLMAISDKLADLNWQRNKAWKTPFNSSNARPAVYAFDGDVYTGLDAYSIPMEKLDVLQERLRILSGLYGVLKPLDLIQAYRLEMGTKLPIGENNNLYDFWKSTVTASLNKELKKGELFVNLASNEYFSVIDTKALKVPVITPDFKDYKDGKLKMISFFAKKARGMMVRYIIDTNAETIDDLKGFNYEGYQFDANLSKGNNLVFTR, translated from the coding sequence ATGAAAATAGTGATTTCCCCAGCTAAGTCGTTGAACTTCCAAAAAGAATTGCCTACAACGCAATTCACACAGCCTAGTTTATTAAAAGAGTCCAAAAAAGTGCATGCGGTTTTGAAACAAAAAATACCTGCTGAGTTATCACAATTGATGGCGATCTCAGATAAATTGGCTGATTTGAATTGGCAACGCAATAAGGCGTGGAAAACTCCTTTCAATAGTTCGAATGCCCGTCCTGCGGTTTATGCTTTTGATGGAGATGTGTATACTGGTTTAGACGCGTATTCGATTCCAATGGAAAAGTTGGATGTGTTGCAAGAGCGTTTACGCATTTTATCCGGTTTGTATGGGGTGCTGAAACCTTTGGATTTGATACAAGCTTACCGATTGGAAATGGGAACCAAATTGCCTATTGGCGAAAACAACAACTTATATGATTTTTGGAAAAGTACGGTAACGGCTAGTTTGAATAAAGAATTGAAAAAAGGAGAGTTGTTTGTGAACTTGGCAAGCAATGAATATTTTTCAGTAATTGATACTAAAGCGTTAAAAGTGCCAGTTATTACGCCCGACTTTAAAGACTATAAAGACGGCAAATTAAAGATGATTAGTTTCTTTGCCAAAAAGGCGAGAGGCATGATGGTGCGTTATATTATTGATACGAATGCTGAAACTATCGACGATTTAAAAGGGTTCAACTACGAAGGTTATCAATTTGATGCCAATTTATCGAAGGGGAATAATTTGGTTTTTACGAGATAA
- a CDS encoding RluA family pseudouridine synthase: MSNNTESFDLEDELFEHYKFEVPKGQAFLRIDKYLMGLIPNATRNKIQNAASSGNIFVNDEIVKSNYKVKPFDVITIMLSHPPFENHVLPENIPLDIVYEDDAVLLINKPPGLVVHPGHGNYTGTLVNALAFHFDNLPMNSSERPGLVHRIDKDTSGLLVIAKTEAAMTHLAKQFEAKTTEREYMALVWGNVANDAGTIEGNLARHLKDRMQMAVFDDPEIGKPAITHYKVLERFGYVTLISCQLETGRTHQIRAHMKHIGHPLFNDERYGGHLILKGTTFTKYKQFIDNCFKALPRQALHAKTLGFIHPNTGEMMRFDTELPDDFKDCLERWRNYSKSHTAEEE; this comes from the coding sequence ATGAGCAATAATACCGAATCCTTCGACTTAGAAGACGAATTATTTGAGCATTATAAGTTTGAAGTTCCCAAAGGGCAAGCGTTTTTGCGTATTGACAAATACTTGATGGGGCTGATTCCCAATGCCACCCGAAATAAAATTCAAAATGCAGCGAGTAGCGGTAACATTTTTGTCAATGACGAAATTGTAAAATCCAACTACAAAGTTAAGCCGTTTGATGTGATTACGATAATGTTGTCGCATCCTCCTTTTGAAAATCATGTCTTGCCCGAGAATATTCCGTTAGACATTGTGTACGAAGATGATGCGGTATTGTTAATTAATAAACCGCCTGGTTTGGTGGTGCATCCAGGTCATGGCAATTATACTGGAACTTTAGTGAATGCGTTGGCGTTTCATTTTGACAATTTGCCAATGAATAGCAGTGAGCGTCCCGGCTTGGTGCATCGTATTGATAAAGATACTTCGGGCTTGTTAGTGATTGCCAAAACGGAAGCAGCGATGACGCATCTAGCCAAACAATTTGAAGCCAAAACGACCGAAAGAGAATACATGGCGTTAGTTTGGGGTAATGTTGCTAATGATGCCGGAACGATTGAAGGTAATTTAGCACGACACCTTAAAGACCGAATGCAAATGGCAGTTTTTGATGATCCCGAAATTGGTAAACCTGCGATTACGCATTACAAAGTTTTGGAGCGTTTTGGGTATGTGACCTTGATTTCGTGCCAACTCGAAACGGGGCGTACTCACCAGATTCGTGCGCACATGAAACACATTGGTCACCCGTTGTTTAATGACGAACGCTACGGTGGGCATTTGATTTTGAAAGGCACTACATTTACAAAATACAAGCAATTTATAGACAACTGTTTTAAGGCGTTGCCAAGACAAGCGTTACATGCTAAAACATTAGGCTTTATTCACCCGAATACAGGCGAAATGATGCGTTTTGACACCGAATTGCCAGACGACTTCAAGGATTGTTTGGAACGTTGGAGAAACTACTCCAAATCGCATACTGCGGAAGAAGAATAG
- a CDS encoding DEAD/DEAH box helicase: protein MNTKHHSNNILLNLGIESLNEMQEVAQDAILNDNNVLLLSPTGSGKTLAFLLPIFELLQAEILSVQCLILVPSRELGLQIEQVWKKMGTDYKVNTCYGGHSIDTEIKNLSNPPAVLIGTPGRIADHIDRGTFRLDKIQTLVLDEFDKSLQLGFHEQMSFIIGKLTKLNKRVLVSATSDIEIPKYTRVVNPTVLDFIPETQEENNLSMKLVFSKEKDKINTLFQLICSLKSQAAIIFCNHRDAAERISDALNTKGIHATYYHGGMDQDERERALIQFRNGSVSYLITTDLAARGLDIPEMKHVIHYHLPLKEDEFTHRNGRTARMQASGTAYIIAHESEKKMDYLDYSMEVLSVDSATTLPKPPEFQTIYISGGKKNKLNKIDIVGFFSQKGKLEKGDLGLIEVKDFISFAAVKYNKVKDLLQNVRDEKMKGKKFKIEVARKVIKKEE, encoded by the coding sequence ATGAATACAAAACACCATTCCAACAATATACTCCTGAATTTAGGGATTGAGAGTCTTAATGAAATGCAAGAAGTAGCACAAGACGCTATTCTAAACGATAACAATGTTTTATTGCTTTCGCCAACAGGTTCCGGTAAAACACTCGCTTTTTTATTGCCAATTTTTGAGTTATTGCAAGCCGAAATTTTGTCGGTGCAATGTTTGATTTTAGTTCCTTCTCGTGAGTTGGGATTGCAAATTGAACAGGTTTGGAAAAAAATGGGAACCGATTACAAAGTGAATACCTGCTATGGAGGTCATTCGATAGATACTGAAATCAAAAACTTAAGCAATCCACCAGCCGTTCTAATTGGAACTCCAGGTCGAATCGCTGACCATATAGATCGTGGCACGTTTCGTTTGGATAAAATTCAAACTTTAGTTTTGGACGAATTCGATAAATCCTTACAACTAGGGTTTCACGAACAAATGTCGTTTATCATTGGAAAACTAACCAAACTGAACAAGCGTGTTTTGGTATCAGCAACTTCGGATATTGAAATTCCGAAATACACGCGTGTAGTAAATCCTACCGTTTTGGATTTTATTCCCGAAACACAAGAAGAGAACAACTTAAGTATGAAACTAGTCTTTTCCAAAGAGAAAGACAAAATCAATACTTTGTTTCAGTTGATCTGTTCGTTGAAATCGCAAGCGGCAATTATTTTTTGCAATCATCGCGATGCTGCGGAACGTATTAGCGATGCTTTGAACACTAAAGGAATTCATGCCACTTATTATCATGGCGGAATGGATCAGGACGAGCGTGAACGCGCTTTGATTCAGTTTAGAAATGGAAGTGTGAGTTATTTAATCACTACCGATTTAGCGGCGCGTGGACTGGATATTCCAGAAATGAAACACGTTATTCATTACCATTTGCCTTTGAAAGAAGACGAATTCACGCACCGGAATGGGCGTACGGCTCGTATGCAGGCTTCGGGAACAGCGTATATTATTGCGCACGAATCCGAAAAAAAAATGGACTATTTGGATTATAGCATGGAAGTCTTGTCTGTAGATTCGGCTACAACTTTACCTAAACCACCCGAATTCCAAACGATTTACATTAGTGGCGGAAAGAAAAATAAACTGAATAAGATTGACATTGTAGGTTTCTTTTCTCAAAAAGGAAAATTAGAAAAAGGCGATTTAGGATTGATTGAGGTTAAAGATTTTATCTCGTTTGCCGCAGTCAAATACAACAAAGTGAAAGACTTACTTCAGAACGTAAGAGACGAAAAAATGAAAGGAAAGAAGTTCAAAATTGAAGTCGCTCGAAAAGTCATTAAGAAAGAAGAATAA